From Kaistella polysaccharea:
GCCTACGAAAAAGGTGCGGTGATGACCCGTACTGCACCAAGTTTTTTACGATTCGGACATTTTGAATTTCTTTCTGCACAAAAGGAAATTGAAACGCTCCAAAAATTAGTTGACTTTTCTATCGAAAATGATTTCCCAGAAATTGATAAATCCAGTTCAACTAAATACGCTGAATTTTTCCAGAAAGTATCCGATTTAACCGCTGATATGATTGTAGAATGGTATCGTGTGGGATTTGTACACGGCGTAATGAATACAGATAACATGTCGATTTTAGGATTAACTATTGATTATGGTCCGTTCTCATTTCTAGATGAATATCACCTCAACTTTACGCCAAATACTACCGATTTGCCGGGTCGCAGATATGCCTTTGGAAATCAGGCGAAAATCGCACAATGGAATCTTTGGCAACTCGCGAATGCACTTTTCCCACTCATCAAAGACGAAACCAAGTTAGAAGGAACTTTAAATGATTTCAACGAAAGATTTTGGAAAAAGCACGACGAGATGATGGCTAAAAAATTCGGCTTCGATAATTTGCTAGAAGAGGATGCACAGTTTTTTACCGATGCTCAAGAAATCATGCAGGATTTGACCATCGACTACACTTTGTTTTTTAAACAGCTAGAAAGTTTTACTGAAAACACAGATTGTAAACTGCAATTTGAAGAGGTAATTTACACTTCTACAAGTACAGCTCAATTTGAAAAATTACAGTTATTTCTACAAAAGTACCAGGAACGTTTGGATAAAAATACAATTTCCAAAATAGCATCTTTAGAATTGATGCGTAAAACCAATCCTAAATTTATTCTTCGAAATTACCTGCTATTTGAATGTATTAATGAATTGAATGACGGCAAAAAAGACCTTTTGAACAAGTTGTTAATTGCTTTAGAAAATCCTTACGAAGAAATCTTTCCGGAATTTTCGGTTAAAAGACCTTCGTTGTACGA
This genomic window contains:
- a CDS encoding protein adenylyltransferase SelO, coding for MNLDLITQPYFENFPGDFSGNAMQRQTPKMVFSTVDIMGFDTPELLIFNEKLSQEIGLGSIENQQDVDFLNASSLPENVKTYSTAYAGHQFGNWAGQLGDGRAIFAGEITNKKGQRTEIQWKGAGATPYSRHADGRAVLRSSVREYLMSESMHHLGIPTTRALSLSLSGEKVLRDMLYDGNAAYEKGAVMTRTAPSFLRFGHFEFLSAQKEIETLQKLVDFSIENDFPEIDKSSSTKYAEFFQKVSDLTADMIVEWYRVGFVHGVMNTDNMSILGLTIDYGPFSFLDEYHLNFTPNTTDLPGRRYAFGNQAKIAQWNLWQLANALFPLIKDETKLEGTLNDFNERFWKKHDEMMAKKFGFDNLLEEDAQFFTDAQEIMQDLTIDYTLFFKQLESFTENTDCKLQFEEVIYTSTSTAQFEKLQLFLQKYQERLDKNTISKIASLELMRKTNPKFILRNYLLFECINELNDGKKDLLNKLLIALENPYEEIFPEFSVKRPSLYDGQTGSSTLSCSS